The following are encoded in a window of Carya illinoinensis cultivar Pawnee chromosome 15, C.illinoinensisPawnee_v1, whole genome shotgun sequence genomic DNA:
- the LOC122296885 gene encoding uncharacterized protein LOC122296885 — translation MKLNVDGGACDNLKESSGGGIIRDSNDSVIAGFAHPYGYATNTIAEFKALLDGLWLFERLRLRDVLVESDSLAVMNWLASRICRLWFLWDFWEEIKELAHEINTRFRHIFYEANMVANLFGERRFSWNLFKV, via the coding sequence ATgaaattgaatgttgatggtggTGCTTGTGATAATCTGAAAGAGTCAAGTGGTGGAGGTATTATTCGAGATTCCAATGATAGTGTTATAGCAGGCTTTGCGCACCCCTATGGCTATGCAACTAATACTATAGCAGAATTTAAAGCATTACTTGATGGCCTTTGGCTATTCGAAAGATTGAGATTGCGGGATGTTTTAGTGGAATCGGATTCATTGGCTGTCATGAATTGGCTTGCATCAAGAATTTGTCGACTTTGGTttctttgggatttttgggaggagatCAAAGAGCTTGCTCATGAGATCAACACTCGTTTTAGGCACATTTTTTACGAAGCAAATATGGTAGCGAATTTGTTTGGCGAAAGAAGGTTCTCATGGAATTTATTCAAAGTTTGA